From Micromonospora nigra, one genomic window encodes:
- a CDS encoding YbjN domain-containing protein: MSDLGALIESVCDERELAWESTGPGSYAVTLPGTHKLKTVCNLIVGEHALRVEAFVMRQPDERREELWSWLLQRNARMYAVSFSIDAVGDVYLTGRVNPAGVDADELDRILGAVLTYADESFDTMLEIGFGSSIRREWEWRVKRGESTANLAAFAHLFEPSSPAPGGSTAGGATPGGSTAGGATPGGRGPDAGVGRSADGGSDRP; encoded by the coding sequence ATGAGCGACCTTGGGGCACTGATCGAGTCGGTCTGTGACGAACGTGAGCTCGCCTGGGAGTCCACCGGCCCGGGGTCGTACGCCGTCACCCTGCCCGGCACCCACAAGCTCAAGACGGTCTGCAACCTGATCGTCGGTGAACACGCGCTGCGCGTCGAGGCGTTCGTGATGCGGCAGCCGGACGAGCGGCGTGAGGAGCTGTGGTCCTGGCTGTTGCAGCGCAACGCCCGGATGTACGCCGTGTCGTTCTCCATCGACGCGGTGGGCGACGTGTACCTGACGGGGCGGGTCAACCCGGCCGGGGTCGACGCGGACGAGCTGGACCGGATTCTCGGTGCCGTCCTGACGTACGCCGACGAGTCCTTCGACACGATGCTCGAGATCGGCTTCGGCAGCTCCATCCGCCGCGAGTGGGAGTGGCGGGTCAAGCGGGGCGAATCCACCGCGAACCTGGCGGCCTTCGCGCACCTCTTCGAGCCTTCGTCGCCCGCTCCGGGCGGTTCGACGGCCGGCGGGGCGACCCCGGGCGGTTCGACGGCCGGCGGGGCGACCCCGGGCGGGCGGGGCCCGGACGCCGGGGTGGGTCGTTCCGCCGACGGAGGTTCGGATCGGCCCTGA